A window of Clostridium taeniosporum genomic DNA:
TTAACCTCAGTAATTGTGCAATTTTTCATATTAAAATTTCCTTATATTACATGCAAAAAAATTCTAGAAATTCTATTGACATTTCTAAAATATGGTAGTATATTTTATATATAATGTTTATTAAAGTTGAAATTTGTAACTTATTATACAAAAAACATAAAATATATATTGACTTTATATTACATACTTGGTAATATGTCAGAGTAGAATGTCGAACATTGTAATTAGGAGGAATTTTTTATGAAATCAACAGGTGTAGTTAGAAGAGTAGATGAATTAGGTAGAATTGTTATTCCAATAGAATTAAGAAGAACTTTGGATATCGCTGAAAAAGACGCTTTAGAAATTTATGTAGACGGTGAACAAATCATACTAAAAAAATACGAACCAGCTTGTATTTTCTGCGGAGATGCAAGAGACGTTATAAACTATAAAGGAAAAAATGTTTGTACTAATTGTTTAGATGAAATCAAAAACAATAGATAATACCTAATATAAAATAAGAAGCATCTATACGCATAGATGCTTCTTGTTCTATAAAGAATCATAAAAAATAATTATAAATAAAATATTCTTATAAATAATTATTATATATTAATTGAAAATTTATAAACTTCACTTTTAGGCACTTCCCTGTCCTTAGCAACAGCTTTAATAGCTTCTTTCTTACTGAGACCTTCATTTATATATTTTATTATATGATCTTCAATAGATAAATCTATCCATTCTTTTTCTTTTTCTTGTTTTATCTCTTCAAGTCTTTTACCTTCAAGTACAAGAACAAATTCACCTCTAGGTTTATTTTCTGTAAAATAATTTATAGAATCTTCTATTGTACCTCTAAATATTTGCTCATATAATTTTGTTAATTCTCTACATACTGCGATTTGTCTATTTCCAAAAGAATCATGTAAAAAAGATAACGTATCAATTAATCTATGAGGTGCTTCATAAAATATTAAAGTTTCTTGATTTTGAATTAATTCTTCTTTTATTTTTTTTCTCTCTTTATTTTCTCTAGGTAAAAAACCTCTAAATATAAATTTAGTTGTATCTAGACCAGAATAAACTAATGCTGTTGTTATAGCAGTTGCTCCAGGTAAAACAATAAATTCTATACCCTTTTCTATACATCTTTTAACTATAACACTTCCCGGATCAGATATACCTGGTGTTCCAGCATCTGATACTAACGCTATTGTTTCACCATTTAAAATTTTATCAATAATTTCATCACTTTTATCATTTTCATTATATTTATGATAACTTATCAATGTTTTTTTAATATCAAAATGATTTAATAATTTCAAAGTCTGCCTAGTATCTTCTGCTGCTATAATATCT
This region includes:
- a CDS encoding AbrB/MazE/SpoVT family DNA-binding domain-containing protein, coding for MKSTGVVRRVDELGRIVIPIELRRTLDIAEKDALEIYVDGEQIILKKYEPACIFCGDARDVINYKGKNVCTNCLDEIKNNR
- the rsmI gene encoding 16S rRNA (cytidine(1402)-2'-O)-methyltransferase — encoded protein: MEAGKLYLVPTPIGNLKDITLRALEVLKEADIIAAEDTRQTLKLLNHFDIKKTLISYHKYNENDKSDEIIDKILNGETIALVSDAGTPGISDPGSVIVKRCIEKGIEFIVLPGATAITTALVYSGLDTTKFIFRGFLPRENKERKKIKEELIQNQETLIFYEAPHRLIDTLSFLHDSFGNRQIAVCRELTKLYEQIFRGTIEDSINYFTENKPRGEFVLVLEGKRLEEIKQEKEKEWIDLSIEDHIIKYINEGLSKKEAIKAVAKDREVPKSEVYKFSINI